CTGAGGCCGCGCCGGTGCCGTGCGTCTCGTGGTGGCCCCGGCCCGGGTGCCCGGCAGGTCGCCGGGCCCGGTGCCGGGGCCCCGTGCCTCAGTCCTCCAGCCAGCCCATCGTCCGCTGGACGGCCTTCAGCCAGAGCTTGTACTCGCGGTCGCGGGTCGCCTCGTCCATCTGGGGCGTCCACTCCGCGGCCCGGCGCCAGTTGGCGCGCAGCGTGTCGATGTCGGGCCAGAAACCGGTGGCGAGACCGGCGGCGTAGGCGGCGCCCAGGGCGGTGGTCTCGGCGACCATGGGACGCACCACGGGCGCGTCCAGCACATCGGCGAGGGTCTGCATCAGCAGGTTGTTGGCGGTCATGCCGCCGTCCACCTTGAGGGCGCTCACCTCGACGCCGGAGTCCTTCTTCATCGCGTCGGCGATCTCCTTCGTCTGCCACGCGGTGGCCTCCAGCACGGCACGCGCGATGTGCGCCTTGGTGACGTACCGGCTGAGACCGGCGATCACCCCTCGCGCGTCGGAGCGCCAGTAGGGGGCGAACAGGCCGGAGAAGGCCGGCACGAAGTAGGCGCCGCCGTTGTCCTCCACCTGCGACGCCAGGGTCTCGATCTCGGCGGCGGTACTGATCAGGCCCATCTGGTCGCGCATCCACTGCACCAGCGCGCCGGTGACCGCGATGGAGCCCTCCAGGGCGTACACCGCCTGCTGGTCGCCGATGCGGTAGCCGACCGTGGTGATCAGGCCCGAGTACGAGTTGATGGCCTTGTGGGCGGTGTTGATCAGCATGAACGTGCCCGTGCCGTACGTGGACTTGGCCTCGCCCTCGTCGAAGCAGGTCTGGCCGAACAGCGCCGCCTGCTGGTCGCCGAGCGCGGAGGCGACCGGCACGTCCCGCAGCAGCTCGCCCAGCGTGCCGCCCTTGACGTCCCCGTACACCTCGGACGAGGAGCGGATCTCGGGCAGCATCTGCCTGGGTACGCCGATGGAGTTGCAGATGCGCTCGTCCCACTCCATGGAGTGCAGGTTCATCAGCATGGTGCGCGACGCGTTGGTGACGTCGGTGACGTGCCGGCCGCCGTTGACACCGCCGGTGAGGTTCCAGATGACCCAGGAGTCCATCGTGCCGAAGAGGATGTCGCCGGCCTCGGCGCGCTCCCGCAGGCCCTCGACGTTGTCGAGCAGCCAGCGGGCCTTCGGCCCCGCGAAGTAGGTCGCCAGCGGCAGGCCCGTCTCGCGGCGGAAGCGGTCCTGGCCGACGTTGCGGCCCAGCTCCTTGACGAGCGCGTCGGTGCGGGTGTCCTGCCAGACGATGGCGTTGTGCACCGGCTGCCCGGTCTTGCGGTCCCACAGCAGGGTGGTCTCGCGCTGGTTGGTGATGCCGATCGCCTTGATGTCGTTGCGGGTGACGCCCGCCTTGGTGATGGCGCCGGCGACGACCTCCTGCACGTTGCGCCAGATCTCGGTGGCGTCGTGCTCGACCCAGCCGGGCCTCGGGAAGATCTGCTCGTGCTCCTTCTGGTCGACGGAGACGATCCGGCCGTCCCGGTCGAAGACGATGCAGCGGCTGGAGGTGGTGCCCTGGTCGATGGCCGCGATGAACGGCCCCTCGCCGTGGGAGTGGGAAGCGGTGGTTGCGTCGGTCACGGTGTGCTCCAGAAGTTCTCGGGGGCTGCTCGGCTCGGGGGAGTGGTGACTGGGGCCCGCGGGCTGAGGACACGTCCGCGGCTTTCGGTGCGTGCGGCCCGGGGACGGCGCTCGCAACCCGCCGGGGCCTGTCCGCCGGGGTTCGGCGGCCTGTCGGCGTCCGGCGGTGCCGGTCGGCGTGTCCCAGGTGTGTCAGGCGAACGCGGCGTTGTACAGGAGCGCCGCGAGGGCGCCGCCTATCAGCGGGCCGACGACGGGTATCCACGCGTAGCTCCAGTCGGAGCCGCCCTTGTTCGGCAGCGGGAGCAGGGCGTGCACGATGCGGGGACCGAGGTCACGTACCGGGTTGATGGCGTAGCCCGTGGGCCCGCCGAGCGAGAGGCCGATGCCGACCACCACGAACGACGTGATCAGGGCGCCGAGGGTGCCCAGACCGTTGCCGCTGTCGTTGAGGCCCTGGGTGAGGATCGCGATGACCAGGACGAAGGTGGCAATGATCTCGGTCGCCAGGTTCTGGGCGACGTTGCGGATCTCGGGCCCCGTGGAGAAGACGCCGAGCACCGGGCCCGCGGCGGGGGCCGCCTTCCGGTCGACCATGGCCTCTTCGGTGGTCCGGGCCGCCACGATCTCCGGGTCGGTCAGGTGCGCCTGGAACTGCCCGTAGTAGGCGAGCCACACCAGTACCGCGCCGATCATCGCACCGAGCAGCTCGGAACCCAGGTAGACCGGGACGTCGCTCCACTTGGTGCCGCCTTCTATGGCGAGCCCTATGGTCACGGCCGGATTCAGATGGGCGCCGGAC
The nucleotide sequence above comes from Streptomyces sp. TS71-3. Encoded proteins:
- a CDS encoding MIP/aquaporin family protein; translated protein: MSSSDIFIGETTGTALLILLGGGVVAAATLTRSKARNAGWVAITLGWGFAVLTGAYVAGGVSGAHLNPAVTIGLAIEGGTKWSDVPVYLGSELLGAMIGAVLVWLAYYGQFQAHLTDPEIVAARTTEEAMVDRKAAPAAGPVLGVFSTGPEIRNVAQNLATEIIATFVLVIAILTQGLNDSGNGLGTLGALITSFVVVGIGLSLGGPTGYAINPVRDLGPRIVHALLPLPNKGGSDWSYAWIPVVGPLIGGALAALLYNAAFA
- the glpK gene encoding glycerol kinase GlpK produces the protein MTDATTASHSHGEGPFIAAIDQGTTSSRCIVFDRDGRIVSVDQKEHEQIFPRPGWVEHDATEIWRNVQEVVAGAITKAGVTRNDIKAIGITNQRETTLLWDRKTGQPVHNAIVWQDTRTDALVKELGRNVGQDRFRRETGLPLATYFAGPKARWLLDNVEGLRERAEAGDILFGTMDSWVIWNLTGGVNGGRHVTDVTNASRTMLMNLHSMEWDERICNSIGVPRQMLPEIRSSSEVYGDVKGGTLGELLRDVPVASALGDQQAALFGQTCFDEGEAKSTYGTGTFMLINTAHKAINSYSGLITTVGYRIGDQQAVYALEGSIAVTGALVQWMRDQMGLISTAAEIETLASQVEDNGGAYFVPAFSGLFAPYWRSDARGVIAGLSRYVTKAHIARAVLEATAWQTKEIADAMKKDSGVEVSALKVDGGMTANNLLMQTLADVLDAPVVRPMVAETTALGAAYAAGLATGFWPDIDTLRANWRRAAEWTPQMDEATRDREYKLWLKAVQRTMGWLED